In a single window of the Olivibacter sp. SDN3 genome:
- a CDS encoding alginate export family protein translates to MKLKTVLLVSLLVLVKFSYAQNFKLLRFNEDYSALKGSTRTFYNRLKYLPLSESGRTYVSFGGELRAELDRAQHEDWGASNVGRNIFLLQRYQLHADLHLSGRIRIFGQLRSGLENGRKNGPRPIDEDQLNVQNLFIDLIPYKGMDDRMTIRLGRQELQYGSGRLLDVREGPNLRLYFDGAKVAYTSPKWNIDAFLMAAGRVKTGVFDNPISRKSSLWGIYSTHNAAKMLHIDLYYMGINRDEARFDDGVAAENRQTVGARLWANGNEVLYNFEIGYQLGKFGAADIRAWGGSMDIAYRFANLNGAPTVKLRSDFISGDDAKGDGKLGTFNALYPNGGYFGMNPQAGPANLLSIHPNLSWNPVENVLLSLETVFSWRQSLQDGIYLPDGTLRLGSSNSNRRYIGTAYISTVSWQISKFLSYNAGVQYFKTGDFINDVIPQHKDGVFISSLLGFKF, encoded by the coding sequence ATGAAACTAAAAACTGTATTACTAGTAAGTCTCTTAGTGTTGGTAAAATTTTCCTATGCCCAAAATTTCAAACTGTTACGTTTTAATGAAGATTATTCAGCTTTGAAGGGTAGTACCAGGACCTTTTACAATCGGTTGAAATACCTGCCGCTTTCGGAAAGCGGAAGAACCTATGTTTCCTTCGGTGGCGAGCTAAGGGCTGAACTGGACCGGGCACAGCACGAAGACTGGGGCGCAAGTAATGTCGGCAGAAATATTTTCTTGCTACAGCGGTACCAGCTGCATGCTGATCTGCATCTAAGTGGCAGGATCAGGATCTTCGGGCAGTTACGAAGCGGCTTGGAGAACGGGCGAAAGAACGGACCGCGGCCTATCGATGAAGATCAGCTGAATGTTCAAAACCTTTTCATAGACCTGATCCCTTACAAGGGAATGGATGATAGGATGACCATCCGGTTAGGACGCCAGGAATTGCAGTACGGTAGCGGCCGGCTGCTCGATGTCCGCGAAGGCCCCAACCTGCGCTTGTATTTCGACGGAGCCAAGGTGGCATATACTTCCCCAAAATGGAACATTGATGCTTTCCTCATGGCGGCCGGTCGTGTAAAGACCGGTGTGTTTGATAATCCCATTAGCCGAAAATCGAGCCTTTGGGGTATTTATAGCACACATAACGCGGCTAAAATGCTCCATATAGACCTTTATTATATGGGTATCAACCGGGATGAGGCCAGGTTTGATGATGGTGTTGCCGCTGAAAACCGCCAGACCGTCGGTGCCCGGTTGTGGGCGAACGGAAATGAAGTGCTTTACAACTTTGAGATCGGTTATCAGTTGGGTAAGTTTGGTGCGGCAGATATCCGCGCTTGGGGCGGTTCGATGGATATCGCTTATCGCTTCGCTAATCTGAACGGGGCTCCGACAGTAAAGCTCCGAAGCGATTTTATTTCAGGCGACGATGCCAAGGGCGACGGTAAACTGGGCACATTTAACGCTTTATATCCGAACGGCGGTTATTTCGGTATGAACCCACAGGCCGGTCCGGCAAACCTGCTGTCTATTCATCCGAACTTGAGCTGGAACCCGGTCGAGAATGTGCTGCTTTCCTTAGAGACGGTATTCTCCTGGCGGCAATCCCTACAGGACGGTATTTACCTTCCGGATGGTACGCTCAGGCTGGGTTCCTCAAATTCAAACCGCCGATATATTGGCACGGCTTACATTTCTACGGTATCCTGGCAGATCAGCAAGTTTCTGAGCTACAATGCGGGCGTACAATATTTTAAGACCGGGGATTTTATCAACGACGTGATACCGCAGCATAAAGATGGGGTTTTTATTAGTTCACTCTTAGGTTTTAAATTTTGA
- a CDS encoding Crp/Fnr family transcriptional regulator encodes MYDAYINYLEKFSSQPLTEEDKELIRQNFTPVRLGKRKYILQDGDVCKKFAFIVKGAMRMYFVDDKGLEHIVRLGIEDWWMGDRESFINQTPSRFHIDALEQCHLLCMTLDNAKELEKKVPAFRQMMNKLDERNIMANERRLTAAISFTAEKRYIDFAECYPELVGRFPQHVIASYLGINKDTLSRVKRRHNLK; translated from the coding sequence ATGTACGACGCTTACATTAATTATCTGGAAAAATTCAGCTCTCAACCACTAACAGAGGAGGATAAGGAATTGATAAGGCAGAACTTTACGCCAGTCAGATTAGGGAAAAGGAAATACATTTTACAGGACGGAGACGTTTGTAAGAAATTTGCATTTATTGTAAAAGGTGCGATGCGGATGTATTTCGTTGATGATAAGGGGCTGGAACATATCGTGAGGCTTGGGATCGAGGATTGGTGGATGGGCGACCGTGAAAGTTTTATAAACCAAACACCAAGCCGATTCCATATCGATGCTTTGGAGCAATGCCACTTGCTTTGTATGACTTTAGATAACGCTAAGGAGTTGGAGAAAAAGGTTCCTGCCTTTCGGCAAATGATGAACAAGCTCGACGAACGTAACATCATGGCCAATGAACGACGCCTCACAGCTGCAATAAGTTTCACTGCTGAAAAGCGTTATATAGATTTTGCTGAATGTTATCCCGAGCTTGTTGGTCGTTTTCCTCAGCATGTCATTGCTTCTTATCTCGGTATCAATAAAGATACGCTAAGCCGGGTCAAACGCCGGCACAATTTAAAATAA
- a CDS encoding helix-turn-helix domain-containing protein encodes MPEQQNVEYKSSWRDEYLKWICGFTNANGSTIFIGKDD; translated from the coding sequence ATGCCCGAACAACAAAACGTAGAATACAAAAGCTCTTGGAGAGATGAATACCTAAAATGGATTTGTGGATTTACAAATGCCAACGGAAGCACTATTTTCATTGGCAAAGACGATTGA